AGAGCACTCTTGACTGTCTGAGGAGCAGAGAAGTCCTCAGGGGGGGCACTCGCAGCATTCTCAGCGGCTTTTTTTGATGAAGCAGCGGCAGATGGAGTTTTAGTATACGGTGGAAGTCTATAACCCTTATTTCGGAGGCCACCTGATAACATTCCAAAGTTCAAACCCTGCCCACTTTCCAGACTTGATTGATCAAAGGACTCATCAGCTTTCAAGATATCAGATGACTCCGGGAAATGGCCGTTGCCCGAAGCATCAATTTCACTAGCCAATGAAAGCCTAGATGACTGTGGAGGCGGCTGATAATCGTGCAATAGTTGGCTGGTTACGTCATTTGAAGCGATTTGCGATCTTGCATGCCTGGATGAAGACTGACGGGAGGGCACCTTATCAAAGACACTAAACTCTGTTCCTCCGTTGTTCTTAGCCCTTGCCTCAATCAACTCCTCATCGTCAAGAGAATTGTGCAACTCTTGGTCTCTGTTATATCCTGAATCGTACAGAGGTTGACTGGTTATGCCATTCGAAGACATTTGGGATCTTGAATGCCTCGATGATGATTGGTGGGAGGGAGCCTTATCAAAAACACTAAATTCTGTTCCTTGGTTCTTCTTAGCCCTTCCCTCAACCAACTCATTATCGTCACTAGAATTGTGCAATTCTTGGTTTCTGTTAAATCCTGAATCACGCCTTTCTAGGAAGGATCCAGTTGGATTGCGACTCTTGCTCTGATCCTTATATGAATTTCTGAAGAAAACATTCTCTTCATGAGAATGAATACTAGTAACTGAGCTGCCATCAACTCTAGACTTGTTCGACTCATTTTCACTTTCTGAACTAGGGTTTTCATAATCATCATAAGATGGAGGCAACAAATCATCTGGTTGTGAAGGGTGGACAGATTTTGTCGAGCTTTCATCAAACACAGGCGGTGAGTGCCATTCTTCAGAAACATGTGACCCCGATAGAGGTTTTTCAAGTCCAATGAAATTCTGCCTCGAGCTTGAAGTGTCTGAATTTACTGAAAGATGGGCATGTGATTCTCTGCCTGCTGATGGGGAATACAACTTGGACTCCTGCCATTCGTGCTTAGGTGGTTCATCAAACACAATCACATCATCATCTGAACTATAATCATCAAAGACTGCTTCAGCATTATTAGAAGAGCTTTCTGTTGCTGTACTTCTATGAATATTTCCTGGGGCAATGCCGACAAATAAGTCCTCAGCTGCATCAGTCCCAAGCTTCTGacgattagaagatgaaacatCAATATGGGAGGAAACACTGCTGGCATTCTTATTGATCCTTTGTTCTCCAAATGAATCAAAGTTGTCGTATTGCAAGCCACTTTGTTGGGCAGTCACAAATTCAACATCAGACCCATAGCTTTCTGTTGTTGTACTTCTATGAATGTTTCCTTGGGCAATGCCGACAAATAAGTCCTCAGCTGCATCAGTCCCAAACTTCTGACGGTTAGACGATGAAGCATCAGTATGGGAGAAAACACTGCTGGCATTCTTATTGATCCTTTGTTCTCCAAATGAATCAAAGTTGTCGTATTGCAAGCCACTTTGTTGGGCAGTCACAAATTCAACGTTAGACCCACTAAACTGGTTCATACTCATTTCAGAATGGaaagaattcatctttgttttcaCCAGCTCCTCTTCAGAAGAGTTGTTTGGTGGATATATTTCTGCACTCTGGAGATCATTCACAAATTCGTTATCATAAACTGTAGTGCTGGACCTCAAAGAAGCTGACTGGCTGGATCTATTTGTACTACCATGAACATCCCCGTCAAACCTTCGACCAGCAACCACTGagttatcttgctcatttttatCTACTTCGGCATTCGGAATATGGGGATTTCTATCTTGGAAGTTAGATCCTGAATCTTTGGCATACTTTTTAGACGGCAACTTTGAGGCAGTATTTTTTCTAGGCCCTTCATCTCTTAAATTGTAATGACCTGACTTCTGAGATTCAGTAGAATTTTGCCTGCTGATTTCTGTACGGCTTGAAAGTTTGGCAGCAGCTCTAGCAGCCATACTTGCTCGTTCTGCAGACTCAGCAGCTGCCTGCGCAGCAGCAGTTGCATCCTTAAATTCCATATTCCAATTCTCCCTACCAAATGAGAAAACATTCTCATCTCCAGAATGTGAATGCCTCACTTCTGTCGTCTCAGATCCAGTTACTGCAAGAAATAACAACccgtatatataataaataatgcaTGCCAAATAATTGAGTacaaatattatcaaatataatCTCTACTATTTGATTTGATTGCTATAATTCAACAACCTGAAGGATTCATTCGAGGATGAAAATTAGCAGGTATAGTTGGTTGACCACTGCCAATATCTGTGGAAGAAAAATTCGAGGAACTTGATGGCCCTGCATTATGCTCAAAATTTGCATGTGCGTTGTGTTTTTGGTCATGACCTGGAAAAGGCTGGACATGAGAAGGTGGAGTTTGGACAATTGGATGTTCTGTACGCATCTTACCAGCCATCTCAAAAGTATTTGGCCCATTCTGATCAATTAATTAACAACACAAACATGTTAATGAAATTGAACATTTAGTAAGTTATGCAGCTATTAACATGGTTTTACTGCATTTACTCAAATGCAGTGCAAGTAATGATTTGTTTGATGTTTGACTCTTTATCCTACCAACAAGTCGCCATGAATCTTTAATTCATTCTCTTCAAATGATTCAGGATCCCATTTGACGTTATGTTCTTCAGCAATTGCACTtaagatcttgatttttgtctGTCCATCAGGTGCTTTGGCAGATAACTTCTCCACTAGCTGAAACAGGATAGCACAAAATCAAGTACAAACACTGAGTAGCTGAACTTTTACCAAAACTACCTGGTCAACAATCTCAATGGACCAATTTGAGTAATGGAGGAGATAAAACCATGCTGTAAGCCTTACCATACGACCCACACCACAATCTGGCCGCAGCTCTATAGCTGCAGAAATGAATTCTTTTCCATATTTTGCTGTAAACTGCTTACAAATATCCTGGAGCTCTGGTATGTCTGCACATCTTGGAGATGCGAATATTACACTTGCAATTGCTTCCTTCAAATCAATGGGGCAGTGTCTGGAAAAACATTAGACATTCACTTTATTGCATGTTCTCTCTGGTATGTTAATCAAAAGGTTATGCTTTGTTATAAAACCATGACAAGTATcctcttaaaagaatttaaaagcCTGATGTATCATATGGTAAAAATAACAGAGCAAGGGTAGCCAAATCATCCTAGATAAAAAATGAAACCACTTTACTAAATTCATCACAATAACAGATGATACAAAAGAAATAGAACTTGTAATATCGAGTCCGCACCTCTTATCACTCAACTAAAAAGAGTACAAATACTTCTTCCCAGGAAGATGTAAACAAAAGAGAATATGAAAATTTCCCCTTTTGCATATGATGCAGTTCATCCAACGATGATAAAGAAGATGATTGATGAACAGAGAAATATTATTTGCATATACTACACTAGCATAATCAGCCAACTGCAGCAGTTCATAAGGTGAGAGCAACTTCAAACCATTTTCACGGCCAGtatgcccatatatatatatatccagaaAAGAAGTGTGGGTACCAAAAGTCAATTTTATCTCACCATCTCCCCAACCATAGAAGGCAAAGAAATGTTTGAGCCaactttccttttcctttctccaTTCAATACTTCCCCCTCTAGTAAGTCATAAAAGTTCTCTTCTAGATCAAACAAGACTAAAATACCTAAAGAATCTGAAACAAGCCTTAGGAAATCGAGAATGCTTGCTTAGATTGATATTGAGAGggctttgaaaatatatataggtTACAACTTAATCTCTTTCCTATAAAGTAGGAAAGGATTTGAGTAATCTACTACTAAAATCTAGGAACAACTATCTCttaaagtttaggagataaaacATATACAAACTACAAATTTAGAACAATTATCTACAACTGAAACATAATTTAAACAACTTAAGATAATCTGATTTAATCTCTTCACTGAGTGTTGCAAAGCTTCCACACTCTTCTTTAACTTAGACTTCTCCTTCCACTTGGAACCTCATTCTCGTCCAACAGAATCAATCAATTCTCCTGACTTTATTTTGGACGCCATCAAcaattttactcacttattCCAAGTCAGCTAGGAAtagcataatatttttttttaaatgctttTTTAAGTTTCATCACATCCATaaaatgatttatgtttaattcATAACATTGTCCCTTATGAAGGTGTTGACGTATTGGCTTCAGAACATGAATATACTATGAAGAAAACATCATTAATACctgcaaatattattttcagaattacaaAATACTTGAGatgtttgaatttaaaaatttgaaggCCACCCATTATGATAGAAGGTGTATatcaagctttttttttttttttttttttttcaaaatcaccGAATATTTCAaacattcaaatttaaaaatttccaGGCCAGCCATGACAGAAATTACATACTTCTGTGACTCAATGATTGGCAAGCGGGCAACAATAAGTTCACAGTATATCTCAAGGAGGTCATATGCTGCTATTGTCTTCTCCTCCCTAACTGCATGTTCAACCTGAGacacaaaatgaaaacataaaaacGAACACATGGATACATAAACCTCTATCAAGCCAGCATATATGTTCTCACCGTAAGATTCTCAAGCAACAAAAAGAAGCTATGCCAACTGGAGCTTTTGAATAGTACAAACAAATGAAACAAGAAATATAGTATCCAACACGCTATAATGTGGTATGATATGACAGAATTGCATACACTGTACTGTAACACACAACTCTAATGTGGTATAATATGGTCAGACTTGCATATGTTATACTATTAGGACTTAATGAATGTTTAGagtaattaaattaacaatcagacattttatataatatactcTACTTTTAATTAATCATGTAAAAGGACATCTCCTCTTCCTAAATTTTAGTTCATTATATTTAATGTTTTCCCCTGATTTAAAGATAGAAATAGGAAAATTATTGGGATTTCCTTTCTATCTCTAACTTCACCATAATAGAACCCAAATGGCCATGTTTTGCAACGAGGGTTCCGACATGTAAATTGCTTTGATATTACTGTTCTTTGGTAGGACAAATGCCTCCGATACCTATTTGCTTTAAGATTCAGGAATCAATGATGAATTCTTATAGGAAATTTTGAGtttattaagtaaaaaattttcttgttattttcacGAAAGcaaaattttcctttctttatttcttttttctttttttgtggtGTTATATCAATATCTCAAGTTTGGTGAAATGGGGAATTTCAATATAAGATCAGCCCTTATTATTCAGTCCTCTTCCACCGGTTCAATCATCTTCCTCATACATCCCCAACAATGACTTTGGGGCATAAACACCTTACATAGCAAGTAGCAACCAAAGAAAACATCAATATGATTGGATTTGACACAAACACTAGTGCCTAGTTGTGCTGACCCCATCACTAACTAACTACAATCAGGTTCTTCGCAATAGTCATAAAATTACTTTTGCAGGGACCTAAAAGAACACATCTCCCATCCCATAAGGTCCCATCCATACAACCAACCCAACACAGACTTTTTCTAGGGCCCCAGTCAGAACTCCCTAACCATATGTAAGTAATTTGATTCAAAGGCACTAAAACTAAGAAATACATCCTCAAAATTGAACGGTATTAACGGATCGGCAACATACCCTAATCCGGGCAGTCCGGTCCTGCCCAGACTCGAGCAATTGAGCCAATTCTCTCCTGAGCTGCTTCAATTGCACTCCCTTCTTGTTCTTCAACAGCTTTATCCGCGAAGACGCAAGCTTCAACGACGTTTTGCTGCATCAATACCATCCAATTCAGATGCGCATACGATACGTGTACCGGcacaaacatacatatatatatatatatatccacaaaACATAGACATACATACCACTTGGCGGGCTTGAAGCTCCGATGAAGCATAGCGGTGGATTTGATTTGCAGAGGAACGAAGAAAACCAATGAAGAGAAATCGAACGATTTGAAGGTTTGAACGGTTGATGAGTTCCAGAGGGACTGCGAGAGGAAGGAATTGAAGAGCTATTCGATTCGTTTACCAAAGACGCGAAGACTTTCCTCTCCCTTTCGtgcaaatttaaataataataaaaaaagagaaatatttttaaaattacttttctTTGGATTTGGGGAGAAGCCGCGTAGAAAATAGTATTATTACTTAGTCTATAATTAATGGGGTGCTCAAATTTcgattcaaataaaaaaaaaaaatctaatcaatCGGTCTAATTCAAgattgatcatcaaaataataaatatatatatatttttataattttcttattatatcttaaataattttattaattgtatcgtattttattaatttataaaattattttaacgttaaaaataagatgtaatagatatattttactttaaaatataataaaatataataaatatattttatttaaaaataagatatatttatagGTATTTAATCATTGTCCTAAATCAATGATTAACTTTGTCCACATTGAtaatgttatttgaatatttaaagactctatataaatattttatattatattaatataaatatataaaatatcaatatattagTCACAGTCTTCTAGAGATAAGATTTATATTAATTTCACTGTTTCTaaacaattaatattaatattgattacCACCAAACACGGTGTTAAGGAGGGAAGTTGGGTGTCTGTGTCACACTAAGTTAAAAGATGGAGGTTGGCACTTAGCGTTAGCTT
The sequence above is a segment of the Diospyros lotus cultivar Yz01 chromosome 7, ASM1463336v1, whole genome shotgun sequence genome. Coding sequences within it:
- the LOC127806361 gene encoding uncharacterized protein LOC127806361 isoform X3 is translated as MLHRSFKPAKCKTSLKLASSRIKLLKNKKGVQLKQLRRELAQLLESGQDRTARIRVEHAVREEKTIAAYDLLEIYCELIVARLPIIESQKHCPIDLKEAIASVIFASPRCADIPELQDICKQFTAKYGKEFISAAIELRPDCGVGRMLVEKLSAKAPDGQTKIKILSAIAEEHNVKWDPESFEENELKIHGDLLNGPNTFEMAGKMRTEHPIVQTPPSHVQPFPDIGSGQPTIPANFHPRMNPSVTGSETTEVRHSHSGDENVFSFGRENWNMEFKDATAAAQAAAESAERASMAARAAAKLSSRTEISRQNSTESQKSGHYNLRDEGPRKNTASKLPSKKYAKDSGSNFQDRNPHIPNAEVDKNEQDNSVVAGRRFDGDVHGSTNRSSQSASLRSSTTVYDNEFVNDLQSAEIYPPNNSSEEELVKTKMNSFHSEMSMNQFSGSNVEFVTAQQSGLQYDNFDSFGEQRINKNASSVFSHTDASSSNRQKFGTDAAEDLFVGIAQGNIHRSTTTESYGSDVEFVTAQQSGLQYDNFDSFGEQRINKNASSVSSHIDVSSSNRQKLGTDAAEDLFVGIAPGNIHRSTATESSSNNAEAVFDDYSSDDDVIVFDEPPKHEWQESKLYSPSAGRESHAHLSVNSDTSSSRQNFIGLEKPLSGSHVSEEWHSPPVFDESSTKSVHPSQPDDLLPPSYDDYENPSSESENESNKSRVDGSSVTSIHSHEENVFFRNSYKDQSKSRNPTGSFLERRDSGFNRNQELHNSSDDNELVEGRAKKNQGTEFSVFDKAPSHQSSSRHSRSQMSSNGITSQPLYDSGYNRDQELHNSLDDEELIEARAKNNGGTEFSVFDKVPSRQSSSRHARSQIASNDVTSQLLHDYQPPPQSSRLSLASEIDASGNGHFPESSDILKADESFDQSSLESGQGLNFGMLSGGLRNKGYRLPPYTKTPSAAASSKKAAENAASAPPEDFSAPQTVKSALNSGISTKEESKPRLRTPVSDDLDTDDSEEEILKQKPRSRREQYGAKERNEMNTKSSIRAPPPSTFLDSRDNDSEDDFPKQTFTSTGRAKGGFSRRTKATPSSGTSSYSKASSAGIEKVPSNSFTRSETAPKPQSQTESSRLHRGSSTDSGAAKQATSKPMPEPIMATHKENRNSPATEQPSTAALKTSDSTGGPKQSTSTGHAPSRESSLNKASHVHPKLPDYDTIAAQLQSLRLNRQ
- the LOC127806361 gene encoding uncharacterized protein LOC127806361 isoform X2 — its product is MLHRSFKPAKCKTSLKLASSRIKLLKNKKGVQLKQLRRELAQLLESGQDRTARIRVEHAVREEKTIAAYDLLEIYCELIVARLPIIESQKHCPIDLKEAIASVIFASPRCADIPELQDICKQFTAKYGKEFISAAIELRPDCGVGRMLVEKLSAKAPDGQTKIKILSAIAEEHNVKWDPESFEENELKIHGDLLNGPNTFEMAGHDQKHNAHANFEHNAGPSSSSNFSSTDIGSGQPTIPANFHPRMNPSVTGSETTEVRHSHSGDENVFSFGRENWNMEFKDATAAAQAAAESAERASMAARAAAKLSSRTEISRQNSTESQKSGHYNLRDEGPRKNTASKLPSKKYAKDSGSNFQDRNPHIPNAEVDKNEQDNSVVAGRRFDGDVHGSTNRSSQSASLRSSTTVYDNEFVNDLQSAEIYPPNNSSEEELVKTKMNSFHSEMSMNQFSGSNVEFVTAQQSGLQYDNFDSFGEQRINKNASSVFSHTDASSSNRQKFGTDAAEDLFVGIAQGNIHRSTTTESYGSDVEFVTAQQSGLQYDNFDSFGEQRINKNASSVSSHIDVSSSNRQKLGTDAAEDLFVGIAPGNIHRSTATESSSNNAEAVFDDYSSDDDVIVFDEPPKHEWQESKLYSPSAGRESHAHLSVNSDTSSSRQNFIGLEKPLSGSHVSEEWHSPPVFDESSTKSVHPSQPDDLLPPSYDDYENPSSESENESNKSRVDGSSVTSIHSHEENVFFRNSYKDQSKSRNPTGSFLERRDSGFNRNQELHNSSDDNELVEGRAKKNQGTEFSVFDKAPSHQSSSRHSRSQMSSNGITSQPLYDSGYNRDQELHNSLDDEELIEARAKNNGGTEFSVFDKVPSRQSSSRHARSQIASNDVTSQLLHDYQPPPQSSRLSLASEIDASGNGHFPESSDILKADESFDQSSLESGQGLNFGMLSGGLRNKGYRLPPYTKTPSAAASSKKAAENAASAPPEDFSAPQTVKSALNSGISTKEESKPRLRTPVSDDLDTDDSEEEILKQKPRSRREQYGAKERNEMNTKSSIRAPPPSTFLDSRDNDSEDDFPKQTFTSTGRAKGGFSRRTKATPSSGTSSYSKASSAGIEKVPSNSFTRSETAPKPQSQTESSRLHRGSSTDSGAAKQATSKPMPEPIMATHKENRNSPATEQPSTAALKTSDSTGGPKQSTSTGHAPSRESSLNKASHVHPKLPDYDTIAAQLQSLRLNRQ
- the LOC127806361 gene encoding uncharacterized protein LOC127806361 isoform X1, with the translated sequence MLHRSFKPAKCKTSLKLASSRIKLLKNKKGVQLKQLRRELAQLLESGQDRTARIRVEHAVREEKTIAAYDLLEIYCELIVARLPIIESQKHCPIDLKEAIASVIFASPRCADIPELQDICKQFTAKYGKEFISAAIELRPDCGVGRMLVEKLSAKAPDGQTKIKILSAIAEEHNVKWDPESFEENELKIHGDLLNGPNTFEMAGKMRTEHPIVQTPPSHVQPFPGHDQKHNAHANFEHNAGPSSSSNFSSTDIGSGQPTIPANFHPRMNPSVTGSETTEVRHSHSGDENVFSFGRENWNMEFKDATAAAQAAAESAERASMAARAAAKLSSRTEISRQNSTESQKSGHYNLRDEGPRKNTASKLPSKKYAKDSGSNFQDRNPHIPNAEVDKNEQDNSVVAGRRFDGDVHGSTNRSSQSASLRSSTTVYDNEFVNDLQSAEIYPPNNSSEEELVKTKMNSFHSEMSMNQFSGSNVEFVTAQQSGLQYDNFDSFGEQRINKNASSVFSHTDASSSNRQKFGTDAAEDLFVGIAQGNIHRSTTTESYGSDVEFVTAQQSGLQYDNFDSFGEQRINKNASSVSSHIDVSSSNRQKLGTDAAEDLFVGIAPGNIHRSTATESSSNNAEAVFDDYSSDDDVIVFDEPPKHEWQESKLYSPSAGRESHAHLSVNSDTSSSRQNFIGLEKPLSGSHVSEEWHSPPVFDESSTKSVHPSQPDDLLPPSYDDYENPSSESENESNKSRVDGSSVTSIHSHEENVFFRNSYKDQSKSRNPTGSFLERRDSGFNRNQELHNSSDDNELVEGRAKKNQGTEFSVFDKAPSHQSSSRHSRSQMSSNGITSQPLYDSGYNRDQELHNSLDDEELIEARAKNNGGTEFSVFDKVPSRQSSSRHARSQIASNDVTSQLLHDYQPPPQSSRLSLASEIDASGNGHFPESSDILKADESFDQSSLESGQGLNFGMLSGGLRNKGYRLPPYTKTPSAAASSKKAAENAASAPPEDFSAPQTVKSALNSGISTKEESKPRLRTPVSDDLDTDDSEEEILKQKPRSRREQYGAKERNEMNTKSSIRAPPPSTFLDSRDNDSEDDFPKQTFTSTGRAKGGFSRRTKATPSSGTSSYSKASSAGIEKVPSNSFTRSETAPKPQSQTESSRLHRGSSTDSGAAKQATSKPMPEPIMATHKENRNSPATEQPSTAALKTSDSTGGPKQSTSTGHAPSRESSLNKASHVHPKLPDYDTIAAQLQSLRLNRQ